A window from Balearica regulorum gibbericeps isolate bBalReg1 chromosome 1, bBalReg1.pri, whole genome shotgun sequence encodes these proteins:
- the LOC104639746 gene encoding protein Wnt-4, translating to MEMVWLYVVLIPVHHVLAVTWLYLAKQPSLRAVLRDPSGCEGLTGLVEEQVRICQRQVEAMDAVKRGAELAVEECQHQFHSRRWNCSTLQGLQVFGKVAIQGTRESAFIHAISAAGVAFAVTRACSRGELEKCGCDRKIRGVSPEGFQWSGCSDNLSYGIAFSQAFVDNPERSRGVSSSRVLMNLHNNGAGRKALLAHMKVECKCHGVSGSCEVRTCWKVMPPFRKVGNVLKEKFEGATEVHPKWVGSRKLLVPKSSRFKPYTAHDLVYLLASPDFCDWDPRHGVFGTSGRQCNRTSPAMDGCELLCCGRGFHTAQAEVVERCSCKFRWCCSVKCKQCRHLVEVHSCR from the exons ATGGAGATGGTGTGGCTGTACGTGGTGCTGATCCCTGTGCACCATGTCCTTGCTGTGACCTGGCT GTACCTGGCTAAGCAGCCTTCTCTGCGGGCAGTTCTCCGGGACCCCAGTGGCTGTGAGGGTCTGACGGGATTGGTAGAAGAGCAGGTCCGCATTTGCCAGCGGCAGGTGGAAGCCATGGATGCGGTGAAGCGAGGTGCGGAGCTGGCTGTCGAGGAGTGCCAGCACCAGTTTCACTCTCGCCGGTGGAACTGCTCCACcctgcaggggctgcaggtcTTCGGCAAGGTCGCCATCCAAG GCACGCGGGAGTCTGCTTTCATCCACGCCATCTCTGCTGCCGGTGTTGCCTTTGCTGTGACTCGTGCCTGCAGCCgtggggagctggagaagtGTGGCTGTGACCGCAAGATCCGAGGAGTCAGCCCCGAAG GTTTCCAATGGTCGGGCTGCTCTGATAACCTGTCTTACGGGATTGCCTTTTCTCAAGCCTTCGTAGACAACCCTGAGAGGAGCCGCGGTGTCTCCTCCAGCCGAGTGCTCATGAATCTGCACAACAACGGGGCTGGAAGGAAG gctCTCCTGGCCCACATGAAGGTGGAGTGCAAATGCCATGGTGTGTCAGGTTCCTGCGAGGTACGTACATGCTGGAAGGTCATGCCTCCCTTCCGCAAGGTGGGCAATGTCCTCAAGGAAAAGTTCGAGGGGGCAACGGAGGTTCACCCCAAGTGGGTGGGTTCCCGCAAGCTCCTGGTGCCCAAGAGCTCTCGCTTCAAGCCCTACACAGCTCATGACTTGGTCTACCTGCTGGCCAGCCCAGACTTCTGTGACTGGGACCCCCGGCATGGGGTCTTTGGCACCTCTGGCCGCCAGTGCAACCGGACATCCCCAGCCATGGATGGCTGCGAGCTCCTGTGCTGTGGCAGGGGCTTCCACACGGCTCAGGCAGAAGTGGTGGAGCGGTGCAGCTGCAAGTTTCGCTGGTGCTGCTCCGTCAAGTGCAAGCAGTGCCGGCACCTGGTGGAGGTGCACAGCTGCCGCTGA